The following proteins are co-located in the Fructilactobacillus carniphilus genome:
- the msrA gene encoding peptide-methionine (S)-S-oxide reductase MsrA: MKKEETAIFAGGCFWCMVKPFEETPGIISVVSGYTGGHVPNPTYEQVCSHTTGHTEAVKITFDPSVISYKDLVEIYWRQTDPTDAMGQFQDRGDSYRPVIFVNSPEQRKVAEASKQALEESGQFDAPIVTKIEPAQPFYPAEDYHQDFYKKNPLRAQIEEMGGREQFIKEHWK; encoded by the coding sequence ATGAAAAAAGAAGAAACAGCAATCTTTGCCGGAGGATGCTTCTGGTGCATGGTCAAACCATTTGAAGAAACTCCGGGAATCATTTCCGTAGTGTCTGGGTATACCGGTGGCCATGTGCCGAACCCAACTTACGAACAGGTTTGCAGCCATACCACCGGTCATACGGAAGCCGTAAAGATTACGTTTGACCCTAGTGTTATTTCTTACAAGGATTTAGTGGAGATTTACTGGCGACAAACGGATCCAACCGATGCCATGGGTCAATTCCAGGACCGTGGTGACAGTTACCGGCCGGTTATCTTTGTGAACAGTCCGGAACAAAGAAAAGTGGCAGAAGCTTCGAAGCAAGCTTTGGAAGAATCAGGCCAGTTTGATGCTCCCATTGTAACTAAGATTGAACCTGCCCAACCATTCTATCCAGCCGAAGACTACCACCAAGATTTCTACAAAAAGAACCCATTACGAGCTCAAATTGAAGAAATGGGTGGTCGTGAACAATTCATCAAAGAACACTGGAAATAA
- a CDS encoding ABC transporter substrate-binding protein/permease yields MQKKWWKWLLLTIMLIVGISVTGNSVHADDSLQKVKDKGVLTVATSPDYPPFEFQVNQHGHSKDVGMDIELAKQIAKDLGVKLQIKNMDFNSLLVAIQTGKADMAIGGINPSPERKQNADFSQIYYYGGESFLINKADTEKLKNQAALKGLKVGTQTGSMQQSLAKKNLNGTKVVTMDKNTDLILALKTHKVDAVGVETPVAQAYVQNDPDLKMVKANYHLNKQDTGSAVALPKGATTLQTAVNQSIDKAKAQHLMPQYLKKAGKYMKVNTADTSMMHYWKYFFNGLKYTLLISVCAVAGGIILGIILALMRLSNFKWLSWPAVSYVEVVRGTPMMVQVLLVYFGLGVLVNIPALPAGMIAVTLNSAAYVSEIIRGGINSVAKGQKEAAKSLGLSKTDALRFIVLPQAFKNIWPALGNEFISVIKESSIVSIIGVTDLVYELNVVRADTYRGVAPIVVVMAIYFIITFTLTRLLNYMERRMKHD; encoded by the coding sequence ATGCAGAAAAAATGGTGGAAGTGGTTGTTACTGACCATCATGCTGATTGTGGGAATCAGCGTTACCGGTAACAGCGTGCATGCGGATGACTCACTGCAAAAAGTGAAGGATAAGGGAGTATTAACGGTGGCAACCTCGCCCGATTATCCTCCGTTTGAGTTTCAGGTTAACCAGCACGGCCATTCCAAGGACGTTGGAATGGACATTGAGTTAGCCAAACAAATTGCTAAGGATTTAGGAGTGAAGCTTCAGATTAAGAATATGGATTTTAACTCCCTCTTAGTGGCCATTCAGACCGGGAAGGCTGACATGGCCATTGGTGGAATTAATCCTTCTCCAGAACGGAAACAAAATGCGGATTTTTCCCAGATTTATTACTACGGGGGTGAATCATTTTTAATCAATAAAGCAGATACAGAAAAGTTGAAAAATCAAGCTGCTCTAAAGGGATTAAAAGTGGGAACCCAAACCGGATCCATGCAACAAAGTTTGGCCAAAAAGAATTTAAATGGTACCAAAGTGGTCACCATGGATAAAAATACCGATTTAATTCTGGCTTTAAAAACTCACAAAGTTGATGCCGTGGGAGTAGAAACCCCCGTAGCGCAAGCTTACGTGCAAAATGATCCGGACCTCAAAATGGTTAAAGCTAACTATCACTTAAACAAACAGGATACTGGTTCTGCGGTGGCCTTACCGAAGGGCGCCACGACTTTACAAACGGCTGTGAATCAGTCAATTGACAAAGCCAAAGCCCAGCACTTGATGCCTCAGTATCTAAAAAAAGCCGGTAAGTATATGAAGGTTAACACCGCTGATACATCGATGATGCATTACTGGAAGTACTTCTTTAACGGGTTAAAGTACACGCTGTTAATTTCTGTCTGTGCCGTTGCGGGTGGAATTATCCTGGGAATCATATTAGCCCTGATGCGGTTGAGTAATTTTAAGTGGCTGAGTTGGCCCGCCGTTAGTTACGTCGAAGTGGTCCGTGGCACTCCGATGATGGTGCAAGTGCTCCTAGTATACTTTGGTCTGGGAGTGTTAGTTAATATTCCGGCCCTTCCGGCTGGGATGATTGCGGTGACTTTAAACAGTGCTGCCTATGTCAGTGAAATCATCCGGGGTGGAATCAACTCCGTTGCCAAGGGGCAAAAGGAAGCGGCCAAGAGTCTCGGCTTATCCAAAACTGATGCATTACGTTTCATTGTTTTACCCCAAGCCTTTAAGAACATCTGGCCAGCCCTTGGAAATGAATTTATTTCGGTCATCAAGGAAAGTTCGATTGTCTCGATTATCGGAGTTACGGATTTAGTTTACGAACTAAACGTCGTAAGGGCTGATACCTACCGAGGAGTGGCGCCCATTGTCGTGGTAATGGCCATCTACTTCATCATTACCTTTACGCTAACCAGACTATTAAATTACATGGAAAGAAGAATGAAACACGATTAA
- a CDS encoding ABC transporter substrate-binding protein/permease has protein sequence MQKKWLKWFLVMVTVVLGSTLAKATVHADDSLQKVKEQGVLKVAVAPDYPPFAFQVNEHGKSKDVGMDIEVAKQIAKDLHVKLQLKNMDFNSVLVAVQTGKVDLALGGINPTPAREQNADFSKIYYYGGQSFLINKTDANKLKNQKSLKGEKVGTQTGSMQQTLAKKHLTDSKLVSMDKTTDLVLAIKTHKVNAVGVEKPVAQAYVENDPDLKMIPADYKLDKKETGFAIAMPKGATTLQTAVNQSMDKIAQQHLIPQYLKTAAKYMKVNTANTSMWHYWKYFFDGLKYTFLISVCAVAGGIILGVLLALMRLSNVKWLSWPAISYVEVVRGTPMMVQVLLVYFGLGILINIPALPAGIIAVTLNSAAYVSEIIRGGINSVAKGQKEAAKSLGLSKHDALRFIILPQAFKNIWPALGNEFISVIKESSIVSIIGVTDLVYELNVVRADTYRGVAPIVVVMAIYFIITFTLTRLLNYWEGKMKHD, from the coding sequence ATGCAGAAAAAATGGCTCAAGTGGTTCTTGGTCATGGTAACGGTTGTGTTAGGGAGCACCCTGGCTAAAGCAACCGTCCATGCTGATGACTCACTGCAAAAAGTGAAAGAACAAGGCGTATTAAAAGTAGCGGTTGCTCCCGATTATCCGCCGTTTGCCTTTCAGGTTAACGAACACGGCAAGTCTAAAGACGTGGGAATGGATATTGAAGTGGCGAAACAAATTGCCAAAGACCTCCACGTGAAGCTCCAACTAAAGAACATGGATTTTAACTCCGTCTTAGTAGCCGTTCAAACTGGAAAAGTTGATTTAGCATTAGGAGGAATTAATCCGACTCCCGCCCGGGAACAAAATGCCGATTTTTCTAAAATCTATTACTACGGAGGCCAAAGCTTCCTGATTAACAAAACTGATGCTAACAAGTTAAAGAACCAAAAGAGTTTGAAGGGTGAAAAAGTCGGAACCCAAACTGGTTCGATGCAACAAACCTTAGCCAAAAAGCATTTAACCGATAGTAAGTTAGTTAGCATGGATAAGACCACGGACTTAGTCTTAGCAATCAAGACTCACAAGGTTAACGCTGTGGGAGTGGAAAAGCCAGTGGCGCAGGCCTACGTGGAAAATGATCCGGATTTAAAGATGATTCCCGCTGACTATAAGTTAGACAAGAAAGAAACCGGCTTTGCGATTGCTATGCCGAAGGGAGCTACGACCCTCCAAACGGCTGTGAACCAATCGATGGACAAGATTGCCCAACAACACTTAATTCCACAGTATCTAAAAACGGCCGCTAAGTACATGAAGGTTAACACCGCCAACACTTCGATGTGGCACTACTGGAAGTACTTCTTTGATGGCTTAAAATACACGTTTTTAATTTCTGTTTGTGCGGTTGCTGGCGGAATTATCCTGGGAGTATTGCTAGCCCTGATGCGGTTAAGCAACGTGAAATGGTTAAGTTGGCCCGCCATTAGCTACGTCGAAGTAGTCCGGGGCACTCCGATGATGGTGCAGGTACTATTAGTCTACTTTGGTCTCGGAATTTTGATTAACATTCCTGCATTACCTGCCGGGATTATCGCGGTGACCCTCAATAGTGCCGCTTATGTTAGTGAAATTATCAGAGGAGGAATCAACTCCGTGGCGAAGGGGCAAAAGGAAGCTGCTAAGAGCCTCGGTTTATCAAAGCATGATGCTCTCCGGTTCATTATCCTACCGCAAGCCTTTAAGAACATTTGGCCTGCGCTAGGAAATGAGTTTATCTCAGTTATTAAGGAAAGCTCAATTGTTTCGATTATCGGAGTAACGGACTTGGTTTACGAACTAAACGTCGTGAGAGCTGATACCTATCGGGGAGTTGCTCCCATTGTCGTGGTAATGGCCATCTACTTTATCATCACGTTTACGCTCACAAGACTATTAAATTACTGGGAAGGAAAGATGAAACATGACTAA
- a CDS encoding amino acid ABC transporter ATP-binding protein: MTNPLIKIDHIQKQFEKNEVLKDINGEVNKGEVVCIIGPSGSGKSTLLRCINQLETPTSGAVWFNGKDLTKETAQQLSTLGESIGMVFQNFNLFPNLTVIENLTLAPIRVKKMSQAEAKKIGMKYLTRVGLAEKADAYPASLSGGQQQRVAIARALSMNPEVMLFDEPTSALDPEMVGEVLQVMQELADEKMTMIVVTHEMGFAKKVADQVWFMDGGYLLEKDTPEEIFDHPKEERTKDFINKIIVD; encoded by the coding sequence ATGACTAATCCATTGATTAAAATTGACCACATTCAAAAACAATTTGAAAAAAACGAAGTACTAAAGGACATTAACGGAGAAGTAAATAAAGGTGAGGTAGTGTGCATCATTGGACCATCTGGTTCTGGTAAAAGTACCTTATTACGGTGCATTAACCAGTTAGAAACGCCAACTAGCGGAGCGGTTTGGTTCAACGGCAAAGATTTAACTAAGGAAACGGCCCAACAGCTTTCAACGCTAGGTGAATCAATTGGGATGGTATTTCAGAACTTTAACCTGTTCCCCAATCTAACGGTGATTGAAAACCTCACGTTAGCACCAATTCGGGTAAAAAAGATGAGTCAAGCTGAGGCCAAAAAAATTGGAATGAAGTATTTAACTAGAGTTGGTTTGGCAGAAAAGGCGGATGCCTATCCAGCTAGTCTGTCCGGGGGACAACAACAACGGGTGGCCATTGCGCGGGCCCTTTCAATGAATCCGGAAGTGATGCTATTTGACGAACCAACGAGTGCTCTAGATCCAGAAATGGTCGGAGAAGTGCTCCAGGTAATGCAAGAACTGGCGGATGAAAAGATGACCATGATTGTGGTGACTCATGAAATGGGCTTTGCCAAAAAGGTAGCTGATCAAGTCTGGTTTATGGACGGGGGGTACTTATTAGAAAAGGATACGCCCGAGGAAATCTTTGACCATCCGAAAGAGGAACGGACGAAAGACTTCATTAATAAAATTATTGTCGATTAA